The following are from one region of the Paenibacillus sabinae T27 genome:
- a CDS encoding Na+/H+ antiporter subunit D, protein MSNLLVFPILIPLCTAVLLVILKEKILLQRIISTVSALFNIAVAIVLVSRIRADGIQTLHLGGWAPPYGIVFVGDMFAALLVLTAAVTSFGILLYSFGSIEAEREKAYYYVLFHFLLVGVYGSFLTGDIFNLFVFFEVLLISSYALISLGGTRLQLRESLKYLLINIVSSTLFVAAVAYLYAATGTLNMAHLSQRVAEAGQGGVLGVIAVLFLIVFSLKAGLFLFFWLPGSYSAPPSAVRSLFGALLTKVGLYAVLRTFTLIFIQDPGVTHTWIAWMAAAAMILGGLGAVAYNDIPRILNYNVIISVGFVAFGLAAANGDALNGAVFYLLHDMLSKGLLFILGGMMITIGGTDRLKDMGGLIKRYPLIGWMFFVLALAIVGIPPFSGFAGKVLLIRGGLDAGMLTLSLIGLGSSFLVLYSLIKIFRLAFWGDEPKGERSRVNLKGAAAVSAALLVLVIVMGTQAEWVYSYVSKAGDVLVHPALYIEAVMKE, encoded by the coding sequence ATGAGCAACCTGTTGGTATTTCCGATTTTAATCCCTCTGTGCACCGCTGTTTTATTGGTTATCCTGAAGGAGAAGATTCTGCTCCAGCGTATCATCAGTACAGTAAGCGCCCTGTTCAATATCGCGGTTGCAATCGTCCTGGTTTCCCGCATTCGTGCGGACGGAATTCAAACCCTGCATTTGGGAGGATGGGCGCCGCCATACGGCATTGTTTTTGTGGGAGATATGTTTGCCGCTCTGCTTGTGCTGACTGCGGCGGTGACAAGCTTCGGGATTCTTCTCTATTCCTTCGGCAGCATTGAGGCCGAGAGGGAGAAGGCTTATTACTACGTCCTCTTCCATTTTCTGCTTGTTGGCGTATACGGCTCTTTTCTTACAGGGGATATTTTTAATCTGTTTGTCTTTTTTGAGGTCTTGCTAATATCGTCGTATGCCTTGATTTCCCTTGGCGGAACGAGGCTTCAGCTTCGGGAGTCGCTAAAATATCTGCTGATTAATATCGTTTCGTCCACACTCTTCGTAGCGGCTGTGGCTTACCTGTACGCTGCAACCGGCACACTCAATATGGCTCATTTGTCACAGCGTGTTGCCGAGGCGGGACAAGGCGGTGTACTGGGTGTGATTGCTGTTCTATTCCTGATTGTATTCTCTTTAAAAGCCGGATTGTTCCTGTTCTTCTGGCTGCCGGGATCATACAGTGCGCCGCCGTCGGCCGTAAGATCGCTGTTCGGGGCGCTCTTAACTAAAGTGGGGCTCTATGCGGTTCTTCGGACGTTTACCCTGATATTTATTCAAGATCCGGGAGTAACGCATACGTGGATTGCCTGGATGGCAGCGGCTGCCATGATTCTGGGCGGACTGGGAGCGGTCGCTTATAACGATATTCCGCGTATTCTTAACTACAATGTGATCATCAGTGTGGGATTTGTGGCTTTCGGCCTTGCAGCGGCTAACGGGGATGCGCTGAACGGAGCGGTCTTCTATCTGCTTCACGATATGCTGTCCAAGGGATTATTGTTTATACTCGGAGGGATGATGATCACAATAGGGGGGACGGACCGGTTGAAAGACATGGGGGGCCTGATCAAGCGTTACCCCCTGATCGGCTGGATGTTCTTTGTGCTGGCGCTGGCGATTGTGGGGATTCCGCCTTTCAGCGGCTTTGCTGGTAAAGTTCTGCTTATCCGCGGCGGGCTTGATGCCGGCATGCTCACACTATCTCTGATCGGTCTTGGGTCCAGCTTTCTGGTCTTGTACTCGTTAATCAAAATATTCAGATTGGCTTTTTGGGGAGACGAGCCCAAGGGAGAGCGTTCAAGGGTTAATCTGAAGGGTGCGGCCGCCGTCTCGGCGGCACTGCTTGTTCTGGTCATCGTGATGGGTACTCAGGCGGAATGGGTCTATTCCTATGTGTCGAAGGCCGGCGACGTACTGGTCCATCCCGCGCTTTACATCGAAGCCGTAATGAAGGAGTAG
- a CDS encoding Na+/H+ antiporter subunit A, translated as MLHAAILIPFLLAALIPLVKRLSRIHPGWVVLPIPAALFLYFLTGIPDVQEGNYTRESIHWMPSLGIDISLYLDGLSLLFALLITGMGALVILYSIYYLNKTEALARFYINLLMFMGAMLGVVLSDNLMVLYGFWELTSITSFLLIAFWHRRERSRYGALKSMLITVFGGLAMFAGFNLLYVMSGTYSIREMTGQVPMLAQEPLIIPAMLLILLGAFTKSAQFPFHIWLPDAMEAPTPVSAYLHSATMVKAGLYLVARLSPIFAGQNLWLWLVSLTGLITLLYGSFKAIKQTDLKAMLAYSTVSQLGLIMCLLGLGSAASLASGAEEPLFYASATAAAIFHLINHAVFKGSLFMVVGIVDHETNTRDLRRLGGLMSLMPITFSVAVIGAFSMAGLPPLSGFLSKEMFFTAVLNIREFDVLDGHSWMILFPAVAWIASVFTFVYSMILVFKTFTGKLKEDQLDKIPHEAPLGLLVSPVVLVSLAVVFAFFPGLLSYSLIEPAMAAVHNGLLAPEETFSVSIHLWHGWTPEVFMTLGVIAAGTLLFRGYSQLRILDREWNARNLLNRMYDGSLRLLEGGSRRFTDLYMTGSVRHYLLYIFSFFIVALGSVMLGAKGITLGMNHYAPLSFYEMAVIAVMVLAAVAVPFAKSRINAILFTGAAGYMVTLLFVIFRAPDLALTQMIVESVSVILFLLCFRHLPKLSKGKRPISFKLPNLVIAAGVGITMTLIALAAMGSSPFAPISEFFLKESYSLAGGKNVVNVILVDFRGFDTLFEIMVLGTASLGIYGLINLRMEPGNSAGVRAALGRAAYPARSNDVILQTMSKVIVIIIITFSIYLFFAGHNHPGGGFIAALMASAALILLAVAFGMETVRRALPVNYRMLTAAGLSIAVLTAAGSFAFGAPFLSHSFGHFHLPIMGDTELATAVLFDLGVFLAVVGVTMSIILTIGGDE; from the coding sequence GTGCTGCATGCTGCCATTTTGATTCCATTTTTGCTGGCTGCCTTGATTCCGCTTGTCAAGCGTCTATCGCGCATTCATCCGGGTTGGGTGGTTCTGCCGATTCCGGCTGCGCTGTTCCTGTATTTTCTAACGGGAATTCCTGACGTACAGGAAGGAAACTATACGCGGGAGAGCATACACTGGATGCCTTCGCTGGGTATCGATATTTCGTTATATCTGGATGGCCTCAGTCTTTTGTTTGCCTTGCTGATTACCGGTATGGGCGCTCTGGTGATCTTGTATTCCATCTATTATCTGAACAAAACGGAAGCGCTCGCCCGCTTTTATATCAATCTGCTTATGTTTATGGGAGCCATGCTGGGAGTGGTTTTGTCTGATAATTTAATGGTGCTCTACGGATTTTGGGAGTTAACCAGCATTACGTCTTTTCTGCTGATCGCTTTCTGGCACCGCCGGGAAAGATCCCGTTACGGTGCGCTGAAGTCGATGCTTATTACCGTCTTTGGCGGGCTGGCGATGTTCGCCGGGTTCAATCTGCTCTATGTAATGAGCGGAACATACAGTATTCGCGAGATGACCGGCCAGGTACCAATGCTGGCCCAGGAGCCGCTTATTATTCCGGCGATGCTGCTGATTTTGCTGGGCGCCTTCACAAAATCGGCGCAATTCCCGTTTCACATCTGGCTGCCCGATGCCATGGAGGCGCCGACTCCGGTCAGCGCCTATCTTCATTCGGCCACGATGGTGAAGGCGGGGCTGTATCTGGTTGCGCGGCTTAGCCCCATTTTCGCCGGACAGAACCTGTGGTTGTGGCTGGTCTCGCTCACGGGTCTAATCACGCTCTTATACGGATCATTCAAAGCGATTAAACAAACCGATTTGAAGGCCATGCTTGCCTATTCCACCGTCAGCCAGCTCGGACTGATTATGTGCCTGCTTGGACTCGGCTCCGCCGCTTCGCTGGCTTCCGGCGCGGAGGAACCGCTGTTTTATGCTTCGGCGACCGCGGCGGCTATTTTCCATCTGATCAATCATGCCGTGTTTAAAGGATCTCTGTTTATGGTTGTAGGCATTGTCGATCATGAAACGAATACAAGAGATCTGCGCAGGCTTGGCGGATTAATGTCCCTGATGCCAATCACGTTCTCCGTAGCGGTGATCGGGGCGTTCTCCATGGCGGGACTGCCTCCCCTTAGCGGCTTCTTAAGCAAAGAAATGTTCTTTACAGCCGTACTGAATATTCGGGAGTTCGATGTTCTGGATGGACACTCGTGGATGATCCTGTTTCCAGCGGTAGCCTGGATCGCGAGCGTGTTCACCTTTGTTTACAGCATGATCCTGGTCTTTAAGACATTTACCGGAAAGCTTAAGGAAGACCAATTGGATAAAATACCGCATGAAGCGCCGCTTGGCCTGCTGGTTTCCCCAGTGGTTCTGGTTTCATTGGCTGTGGTATTCGCCTTCTTTCCAGGACTGCTGTCTTATTCGTTAATCGAACCGGCCATGGCCGCCGTCCATAACGGATTACTGGCGCCAGAGGAAACGTTTAGCGTCTCTATCCATCTCTGGCACGGCTGGACACCGGAGGTCTTCATGACGCTGGGCGTGATTGCCGCAGGCACGCTGCTGTTCAGAGGTTACAGTCAACTACGGATACTGGACCGTGAATGGAACGCGCGGAATTTGCTGAACCGTATGTATGACGGTTCACTTCGATTGCTGGAGGGCGGGTCCCGCCGCTTCACAGATCTGTATATGACCGGCTCAGTCCGGCATTATCTGCTTTATATCTTCAGCTTTTTCATCGTTGCCTTGGGGAGTGTTATGCTCGGAGCGAAGGGCATAACGCTTGGCATGAACCATTATGCTCCGCTGTCTTTCTATGAAATGGCCGTCATTGCTGTTATGGTTCTGGCGGCAGTGGCCGTACCTTTTGCCAAATCGCGTATAAATGCGATCCTGTTCACCGGCGCGGCCGGCTACATGGTGACGCTGCTGTTCGTCATCTTCCGCGCGCCGGATCTTGCTTTAACGCAGATGATTGTAGAGAGTGTTTCCGTCATTCTGTTCCTGCTTTGCTTCAGGCATCTTCCGAAGCTAAGCAAGGGGAAGAGGCCGATAAGCTTTAAATTGCCGAATCTCGTCATTGCCGCCGGCGTCGGCATTACCATGACCCTTATCGCGCTGGCAGCTATGGGAAGCAGTCCGTTTGCTCCTATCTCGGAGTTTTTTCTTAAAGAAAGCTATTCCTTGGCAGGAGGCAAGAATGTGGTCAACGTTATTCTGGTTGACTTCCGGGGCTTCGATACGTTATTTGAAATCATGGTCCTGGGCACTGCATCCCTCGGGATCTATGGCCTGATCAATCTTCGAATGGAACCCGGAAATTCGGCCGGAGTCAGAGCTGCCCTCGGAAGAGCGGCTTATCCTGCCAGGAGCAATGATGTGATCCTGCAGACGATGTCCAAGGTCATCGTGATCATCATTATCACCTTTTCGATCTATCTGTTCTTTGCCGGACACAATCATCCCGGAGGAGGCTTTATCGCAGCGCTTATGGCTTCAGCCGCGCTTATTCTGCTTGCGGTCGCCTTCGGGATGGAAACGGTACGCAGGGCGCTTCCGGTGAACTACCGGATGTTAACGGCAGCGGGACTGTCTATTGCCGTTCTTACCGCAGCGGGCTCGTTCGCTTTCGGAGCTCCTTTTCTAAGCCACTCCTTTGGCCATTTCCATTTGCCGATTATGGGCGATACCGAGCTGGCTACAGCCGTACTGTTTGATCTTGGCGTTTTTTTGGCTGTGGTTGGAGTAACGATGAGCATTATTTTAACAATAGGGGGGGATGAGTGA
- a CDS encoding ABC transporter ATP-binding protein, with translation MIQVEDLYYTYPGQQEPTLCGLDFMIPQGEVFGFLGPSGAGKSTTQKILIGVLKKYLGSVKVMGTEIRNTGPEYFEQIGVAFEFPNFYSKFTAMENLKHFRSLYAGRTEEPIHLLKQVDLADAANMKVSQLSKGMKMRLNFCRALLNDPGILFLDEPTSGLDPVNAKRMKDLILEKKANGKTVIITTHNMQAAEELCDRVAFIVDGQIKLIDSPRELKLLKGNKRVRLEYRHQNGISLAEYSLDGIGENEQFLRLIREYPIETIHSMEASLEQIFIDVTGRKLT, from the coding sequence ATGATTCAGGTGGAGGACCTTTATTATACCTATCCCGGCCAGCAGGAGCCTACACTTTGCGGACTTGACTTCATGATACCGCAAGGAGAGGTGTTTGGATTTCTGGGGCCGTCAGGAGCGGGAAAAAGCACCACGCAAAAGATATTAATCGGAGTCTTGAAAAAATATCTGGGCAGCGTTAAGGTTATGGGCACAGAAATAAGGAATACCGGGCCGGAATATTTCGAGCAAATTGGAGTAGCCTTCGAATTCCCGAACTTCTACTCGAAGTTTACGGCAATGGAAAACCTGAAGCATTTTCGGTCACTCTATGCGGGACGAACAGAGGAACCGATACATCTTCTGAAGCAGGTTGATCTGGCGGACGCCGCTAACATGAAGGTTTCCCAACTGTCGAAGGGGATGAAGATGAGGTTGAATTTCTGCCGGGCACTCCTGAATGATCCCGGTATCCTCTTTCTGGATGAACCGACTTCAGGGCTTGATCCCGTCAATGCCAAGAGGATGAAGGACCTCATTCTGGAAAAGAAAGCGAATGGGAAGACGGTAATCATAACCACGCATAACATGCAAGCCGCGGAGGAGCTATGCGACCGGGTCGCTTTTATTGTAGATGGTCAGATCAAGTTAATTGATTCTCCTCGTGAGCTGAAGCTTCTAAAAGGAAACAAGCGAGTGCGGTTAGAGTACCGCCATCAGAATGGGATAAGTCTTGCCGAATATTCTCTGGATGGTATTGGAGAGAATGAGCAATTTTTGCGGCTTATTCGGGAGTACCCCATAGAAACGATCCATTCCATGGAAGCTTCGCTGGAACAAATATTTATTGATGTTACCGGGAGGAAGCTGACATGA
- a CDS encoding Na(+)/H(+) antiporter subunit C — protein MEWMMAVAIGILFMTGVYLILSKSLLRMILGTSLLTHGVHLLLMTMAGLKTGAAPVLGNKAEAYVDPLPQALILTSIVISFGVTAFFLVLAYRAHQTLGTDDMDSMKGDES, from the coding sequence ATGGAATGGATGATGGCCGTGGCGATCGGGATTTTATTTATGACCGGAGTATATCTGATTCTGTCAAAGAGTCTTCTGCGGATGATATTGGGTACTTCCTTGCTTACCCATGGCGTCCATCTGCTTCTTATGACGATGGCCGGACTTAAGACAGGCGCAGCGCCAGTGCTGGGCAATAAAGCGGAAGCCTATGTGGATCCCTTGCCGCAGGCGCTGATTCTAACCTCAATCGTAATCAGCTTTGGAGTTACCGCCTTTTTCCTCGTCCTTGCTTACCGGGCGCACCAAACACTGGGAACGGATGATATGGACAGCATGAAGGGGGATGAATCATGA
- a CDS encoding universal stress protein, whose translation MTVEPNNESIMVCVHYGPHGQRLIQRGSRLSLLLGAPLTVLNVDSSRDFEYNADRERYLSAWEKLTKEAGGEFLIRKCLGRRTADVIAETARERGITQIVIGQSGRTLWEEITQGSFINDLIEQLGPIDLHIVAVQRYPDMLEETHEKGITAFLVKQGESYVLSEQEEGSETIKGIFFRELHTDFNNGLFKTVANGEPQYLRIIQGEWIKPH comes from the coding sequence ATGACTGTGGAACCGAACAATGAAAGTATTATGGTGTGTGTCCATTACGGACCGCACGGCCAGCGTTTAATTCAAAGAGGAAGTCGATTGTCCCTTCTGCTCGGAGCTCCTTTAACCGTACTTAATGTGGACTCATCCAGGGATTTTGAGTACAACGCGGATAGGGAGCGGTATCTCTCGGCATGGGAGAAGCTGACCAAAGAGGCTGGCGGAGAATTTCTGATCCGTAAATGCCTTGGAAGAAGGACGGCGGATGTCATTGCGGAAACGGCCCGGGAGAGGGGAATCACACAAATCGTTATTGGACAGTCCGGCCGGACCCTGTGGGAAGAGATTACCCAAGGCAGCTTTATTAACGATTTGATTGAGCAGCTTGGTCCGATTGATCTTCATATTGTAGCCGTCCAGCGCTATCCCGATATGCTGGAGGAAACCCATGAGAAGGGGATTACGGCTTTTCTGGTGAAGCAGGGGGAGAGCTACGTGCTTAGTGAGCAGGAAGAGGGAAGCGAGACGATCAAGGGGATATTTTTCCGGGAACTGCACACGGATTTTAATAACGGGCTGTTCAAAACGGTGGCGAATGGCGAACCGCAGTACTTGAGAATTATACAGGGTGAATGGATAAAGCCGCATTAG
- a CDS encoding Na(+)/H(+) antiporter subunit F1: MVSALLTAALVILSLAVLACTYRLIKGPTRPDRIAALDTIGINLLAMIAVIGMLLRTQDFIEIILVIGILTFIGTTALARYIERGVVIERGDDEHGR, from the coding sequence ATGGTTTCAGCCCTTCTGACGGCTGCGCTGGTCATTCTCTCATTAGCCGTATTAGCCTGCACATACCGCTTGATTAAAGGTCCTACCCGTCCCGACCGGATTGCCGCACTCGACACAATAGGCATTAATCTTCTGGCTATGATTGCGGTAATCGGCATGCTGCTGAGAACACAGGATTTTATCGAGATTATTCTTGTCATAGGCATTCTGACATTTATAGGAACAACGGCTTTGGCCAGATATATCGAAAGAGGTGTTGTGATTGAACGTGGAGATGATGAACATGGCCGGTGA
- the mnhG gene encoding monovalent cation/H(+) antiporter subunit G: protein MNMAGEWLIAVLVLFGALFCGISAFGLVRLPDVYLRSHAATKSATLGVLCVLAGAFLYMMFNVEVVSFKLLIAIVFVFITSPVAGHLNGRAAYRSGVKLWENSIQDDMKPVLEREMHSGNQK from the coding sequence ATGAACATGGCCGGTGAATGGCTTATCGCCGTTCTGGTACTGTTTGGTGCTCTGTTCTGCGGAATCAGCGCGTTTGGATTGGTCCGTCTGCCGGATGTATATTTACGCTCTCACGCGGCAACCAAGAGTGCGACCCTTGGCGTGCTTTGTGTTCTCGCAGGGGCCTTTCTTTACATGATGTTCAATGTGGAGGTTGTCAGCTTCAAGCTGCTAATCGCCATTGTGTTCGTCTTCATCACATCACCGGTAGCAGGACATTTAAACGGGAGAGCCGCCTACCGTTCGGGTGTTAAGCTGTGGGAGAACAGTATCCAGGATGATATGAAGCCGGTATTGGAGCGGGAAATGCACTCTGGTAATCAAAAATAA
- a CDS encoding Na+/H+ antiporter subunit E, protein MALQFVLNLMIAFLWMLLNNDWSGSRFTIGLLLGAAVLLLLRRFWFEPFYLKRVWAILKLLLLFMRELTVSGFTVMRHILRPKLTIRPGIFAYQTSLTSDWEITLLSCLICLTPGTLTLEVSGSGQTLYIHAMDIEDADLLSEQIRGTFEQAIREVTR, encoded by the coding sequence ATGGCCTTGCAATTTGTACTCAACCTGATGATTGCCTTCCTGTGGATGCTGCTTAATAATGATTGGTCCGGCTCCCGCTTCACGATTGGATTGCTGCTGGGCGCTGCCGTACTGCTGCTGCTGCGGAGGTTTTGGTTCGAGCCCTTCTACCTCAAGCGAGTGTGGGCCATTCTGAAATTGCTTCTGCTGTTCATGCGGGAGTTAACCGTATCCGGCTTTACGGTCATGAGACATATTCTTCGTCCGAAGCTAACCATTCGTCCGGGAATCTTTGCCTATCAGACCAGCCTTACATCGGATTGGGAGATTACCCTTCTCTCATGCCTGATTTGTCTGACACCGGGAACGTTGACCCTCGAAGTATCCGGGAGCGGGCAGACCCTCTATATCCATGCAATGGATATAGAGGACGCGGACCTGCTCTCCGAGCAAATTAGAGGCACATTTGAACAAGCGATCAGGGAGGTGACGCGGTAA
- a CDS encoding TrkH family potassium uptake protein, protein MFLKGLKMVTGKLSLTSSRIILLGFAIPILLGALLLALPISSSTGNSVGWLNAWFTSTSAVCVTGLVVLDTGTAFSPFGQIVILCLIQIGGLGFMTFGVLIAVVMGRRIGLKERLLIQESANSVTTQGVVRLSLSIFLIAFIVETLGAALLTIRWADELGPTRAIYYGIFHAVSAFNNAGFALWPDSLSRYVGDPSINLVISSLFIVGGIGFTVILDLYRKKRWRDLAFHSKVVVITSGLLCLVGFLVIFVIELFNTRTFGGLSWTERLWAGYFQGVVTRTAGFNSIDVASMMPASQFFMIFLMFIGASSGSTGGGIKTSTFAVLVLSIMATVKGNEDVQLLKKRISQKMIFRALAVMTISVGVVIAAAFLLTITEYRLHKDFLVLLFEATSAFGTVGMSMGLTPELSPLGKLVIIITMFIGRLGPLTLAFALAQRNKKQKYRYPEEKLLIG, encoded by the coding sequence ATGTTTTTAAAAGGTTTGAAGATGGTTACAGGTAAACTCAGTTTGACTTCCTCAAGGATTATACTGCTGGGTTTTGCTATTCCAATATTATTAGGTGCTTTATTACTTGCTTTGCCGATATCATCTTCAACGGGGAATAGTGTGGGCTGGCTCAACGCATGGTTTACCTCGACTTCAGCCGTATGTGTAACTGGACTGGTTGTTCTCGATACGGGTACGGCCTTCTCTCCATTCGGACAAATCGTGATCCTATGTTTAATTCAAATTGGCGGATTGGGATTTATGACATTTGGTGTGCTAATCGCCGTTGTGATGGGAAGAAGAATTGGATTAAAAGAGCGCCTGCTTATCCAGGAATCTGCTAACTCAGTTACTACGCAAGGGGTTGTCCGTCTATCACTTAGCATCTTCCTCATTGCTTTTATTGTTGAGACTCTTGGAGCCGCATTGTTAACCATTCGATGGGCAGATGAACTAGGGCCGACAAGGGCGATCTACTACGGGATATTTCATGCTGTTTCAGCATTTAATAATGCGGGATTCGCGTTGTGGCCCGATAGTTTGAGCCGCTATGTTGGAGATCCATCAATTAACCTGGTAATCTCTTCTCTTTTTATCGTCGGGGGCATCGGGTTTACTGTGATTCTGGATCTTTACCGAAAGAAACGGTGGAGAGACCTTGCCTTTCATTCAAAAGTAGTTGTAATTACATCCGGACTCCTTTGTTTAGTTGGCTTTCTGGTAATATTCGTAATCGAACTCTTTAATACCAGAACGTTCGGCGGGCTATCGTGGACCGAACGACTCTGGGCCGGATATTTTCAGGGTGTAGTTACTCGGACGGCTGGATTCAATTCGATTGACGTTGCCAGTATGATGCCTGCTTCCCAGTTTTTCATGATTTTTTTAATGTTTATCGGGGCATCCTCCGGGTCGACAGGCGGAGGCATCAAAACAAGTACTTTCGCTGTACTGGTACTCAGCATTATGGCAACAGTGAAGGGGAACGAAGATGTGCAGCTTTTGAAAAAACGCATATCTCAAAAAATGATATTCAGAGCACTGGCAGTTATGACTATTTCTGTGGGAGTAGTAATTGCAGCTGCATTTCTCTTAACGATTACAGAATATCGACTGCATAAAGACTTTTTAGTGCTGCTGTTTGAAGCAACATCTGCATTCGGAACGGTAGGGATGTCCATGGGATTAACCCCTGAACTTTCACCCTTAGGTAAATTGGTCATTATTATTACTATGTTTATTGGCAGACTCGGCCCATTGACCTTGGCTTTTGCGCTAGCACAGCGAAATAAGAAGCAAAAATACCGTTATCCGGAAGAGAAACTGCTAATTGGTTAA
- a CDS encoding VOC family protein, with translation MNEQTAEANPMRSESARRKEGFGLTIQVRLVSDLAKSQAYYRDVLGCKVDDWGHAERGGMIVILQQAVSPDDVRPNAVSRKRPDYPTEWEGPDYGWDTFVHVKWDELEPLVEEVRRNGGNIAVEPFSGTHGNLEFKNAYIKDPDGYTLVLGAMRESLR, from the coding sequence TTGAACGAACAAACGGCAGAGGCAAATCCAATGCGAAGCGAGAGTGCTCGGCGGAAAGAGGGTTTTGGACTTACGATTCAAGTTCGTTTAGTTTCGGATCTTGCAAAGTCACAGGCATATTACCGTGATGTTCTCGGGTGTAAGGTTGATGACTGGGGGCACGCCGAGCGAGGCGGAATGATCGTTATCCTGCAGCAGGCGGTTTCTCCCGATGATGTCCGGCCAAACGCCGTCTCCCGGAAGCGTCCGGATTATCCCACCGAGTGGGAAGGTCCCGATTACGGATGGGACACCTTTGTCCATGTCAAATGGGATGAGCTGGAGCCTTTGGTCGAAGAGGTGCGCCGAAATGGCGGCAATATTGCCGTCGAGCCTTTTTCGGGTACACACGGTAATTTGGAATTCAAGAACGCCTATATTAAAGACCCTGACGGATATACCCTGGTGCTGGGTGCGATGCGTGAAAGTTTGCGTTAA
- a CDS encoding toxic anion resistance protein: MAFTMEVVNPEKIKSAIEEQVKPVPEEVAQLKELAVNNVSTILELDVDSLEKRKEILQSIDQFGMNTMRSSSEKNALLQVSVGNLSRTGDEGGQVAKGLTELQLQLKDLDPSVVDFAKSGFLGKFFNPLRSYFAKYQKADAVISDIITSLDKGKSVLKNDNTTLEFEQQALRELTKKLQKEIQLGMLMDEEIESQIEAAKSRNESEDKIRFITEEVLFPLRQRVMDLQQMQVVNQQGIMAIEVVIRNNKELIRGVDRARNVTISALKISVTVASALYNQRIVLKKIELLNQTTNDLISGTSKMLKDQGAAIHKQSLETSISVDTLKQAFTDVLSALDSISTYKQEALPKMRDTINQFRELADTGEQQIQRLEKGQKLGL, encoded by the coding sequence ATGGCATTTACAATGGAAGTCGTCAATCCGGAGAAGATTAAGTCGGCAATTGAAGAGCAGGTTAAGCCTGTGCCCGAGGAAGTAGCCCAGCTAAAGGAGCTGGCGGTAAACAATGTCTCCACGATCCTGGAGCTGGATGTCGATTCACTGGAGAAGCGGAAAGAGATCCTGCAATCGATCGATCAATTCGGTATGAATACGATGCGGTCCTCGTCGGAGAAAAATGCACTTTTGCAGGTGTCTGTGGGGAATCTGTCCAGAACGGGCGATGAAGGCGGCCAAGTCGCCAAAGGGCTGACCGAGCTTCAGCTTCAGTTGAAGGATTTGGACCCGAGTGTGGTGGATTTTGCGAAGAGCGGTTTCCTGGGCAAGTTCTTTAACCCGCTGCGCAGCTACTTTGCCAAGTATCAGAAGGCGGATGCCGTTATTTCGGATATTATTACTTCTTTAGATAAAGGCAAATCTGTATTAAAAAACGATAATACGACTTTGGAATTTGAACAGCAGGCGCTGCGGGAGCTCACCAAAAAGCTGCAAAAGGAAATCCAGCTTGGCATGCTGATGGATGAAGAAATCGAATCTCAGATTGAGGCGGCAAAATCACGCAATGAGTCGGAGGATAAAATCCGGTTCATCACTGAAGAAGTGCTGTTTCCGCTGCGTCAGCGCGTGATGGATTTACAGCAAATGCAGGTAGTCAATCAACAGGGAATTATGGCGATTGAAGTCGTCATCCGAAATAACAAAGAGCTGATCCGCGGGGTGGACAGAGCCCGAAATGTAACGATCTCCGCCCTCAAAATCTCCGTTACCGTGGCCAGTGCGCTCTACAATCAACGGATCGTCTTGAAAAAGATTGAGCTGCTAAATCAAACTACCAACGATCTGATAAGCGGCACCTCCAAAATGCTGAAAGATCAAGGCGCGGCGATCCATAAGCAGTCTCTGGAAACGAGTATTTCGGTAGATACGTTAAAACAGGCTTTCACTGACGTACTGTCGGCTCTGGATTCCATCAGCACTTACAAGCAGGAGGCCCTCCCCAAAATGCGTGACACCATTAATCAGTTCAGAGAGCTGGCGGATACCGGAGAGCAGCAAATACAGCGCTTGGAGAAGGGACAGAAGCTGGGGCTGTAG